The segment TCACTTAAAAAATGCAAAAAGCTCTGACTCACCGGCAGAATCATGGAGTCAATCTCTCCGGTCCTGGCATCAAACGTAAGCTCACACTCGTTAATGACTCCCAGCCGCGCTCCGTCACCGATATTGATGACTTCTTTTCCCGATAATTCACTTAACCTCATATTTTCTTTCACTCCTAATTCTTGTTAAAAAGGCGCATAACCAGGGGCTGCACGATGGCCAGGCCGATGGCCAGACAAGGCAGCGGGTCCATAGCAACGCCCAGCAACAGGATCTTTTCCGGAACATCAATCTTTAAAAACGAAAGCAACATAATGAGCGACAGATAAATGCCGCCAGCCGCCGCCAGCAGCTCCTGCACAGCCAGCGACAAAGGGGATGCCTTGGGTTCCACCTTGCCGGCCTGCTGCCGCAGCCAGCACATGCGCAGCCAGATGGATACAGGCAGCATAAGCGCCAGTGTAAAGAAAATAAGCAAGCTAATCAACCCCGCACCTCCACTGCCAGTGTCCTTACATCGTATGGCGGAGCATAAAAAAATATGTATAGAAAAAGGGCTGTCGCCAAATGATTTGTTTATTTATAACAGCCTGTATATGTGAAAAAATAACTTATCGTTCTTTTGGCATTGCCCCAAAAGAACCAAAAGGGCTAGGCCTGTCCTCCAACATACTTGAAAAATTGCCGGCTTACTAAAATCCATAAACTCGCTTCGCTCAAACAAATGGATTTCTTAACGTAAGCCGGCAATTTTTCATCCTGCGGAACGTATGTTTCCGGAAAAGGCCGAACAGGAAACCAAAACAGGCTGTTGCTTTTGAACGCAACAGCCCCTTTCACAATGAACCCTACCGGCCCGTGCTGCCGAAGCCGCCGGCACGCTGGCCGGCCGGCTCCGTATCATGATCTGCCGTTAAGTATTTATAAAAAATCCCCTGGGCAATCCGTTCGCCCCGCTCAATCCGTACCGGACTGTCACTGTCGTTGCGCACGGCAATGAAAATGTGCCCCTCGTTATCAGGGTTGTTATAATAATCGGCATCAATAATGCCCTGACTATTGGCCAGGCTCACGCCCCGTTTGATCGCCAAACTTGAACGGATGTGAATACCCAAAAATTCATCAGTTTCCATATAGGCTTTCAAACCTGTCGGGATGAGCGCCAGTTTGCCAGGCGGCAGCTCCTCCGCTACAGCCGCCGCCAGATCATAGCCGGCACTGCAGGCCGTTTTTCGCTCCGGTAAAGCAATACCGGAACGTTCATATGCCGAAACCAATTCAAATCCCCGCTGTCTCATCACTTTTCTCCTAATCGTCAGCTTTTCGATTGTCAGCTTTATGACCAGATTGACTCGTCCACAGGTCCCAGTGCCGTAAAACACATTCGCTGTGGATCAAACAAATCGGCCGCAATTCGTCTGATATCGTCCAGCGTCACCCGCTCAATTTTGGCCACTACCTCGTCCAGCGTGATATAGCGTCCCAGACTGATTTCCAGCTTACCGAGCCGTGACATTCTGCTGCTCGAACTTTCCAGCCCCAATAGCAGGCTTCCCTTTAATTGCTCCTTGGTTTTAGCCAACGTTTTTTCATCGATCCCTTGCTCCCTTAAATCGGCTACATTTTGCAGGATCAATTCAAGAACCTGAGCAAGATTGCCCGGCCTGGTTCCGGCATAGACGGAAAATAAGCCGGCATCACTGTAATTGGTCTGATAGGAATAGACCGAATAGGCCAGTCCACGTTCTTCACGAATGGCCTGAAACAGCCGGGAACTGATCCCGCCGCCTAAAATATTATTTAAGATGTGAATGCCGTACACATCGGGCGTCCCCTGTGGCACACCCGGCATACCTATACACAAATGCACCTGCTCGGTATCCTTACTATACACGCTATATCCGGGCTGCAGTTCCGGCGGCATTACAGCCGCCTGACCCTTGCGTCCGGCTAGTTTGCCAAAATACCGT is part of the Propionispora vibrioides genome and harbors:
- a CDS encoding YlmC/YmxH family sporulation protein — encoded protein: MRLSELSGKEVINIGDGARLGVINECELTFDARTGEIDSMILPVSQSFLHFLSDTKVSAIPWDSVKKIGDDVIIIELQQAGEVSNSRMFRRAGNT
- the dut gene encoding dUTP diphosphatase, producing MRQRGFELVSAYERSGIALPERKTACSAGYDLAAAVAEELPPGKLALIPTGLKAYMETDEFLGIHIRSSLAIKRGVSLANSQGIIDADYYNNPDNEGHIFIAVRNDSDSPVRIERGERIAQGIFYKYLTADHDTEPAGQRAGGFGSTGR
- a CDS encoding M16 family metallopeptidase, producing the protein MYCKSTLPNGVRVVSEAIPYVKSVTLGVWVGTGSRSETEHNHGISHFIEHLMFKGTANRSAKDIAEEVDAIGGQLNAFTAKEHTCYYIKVLDTHLELAISILSDMLLASKFDEEDINREREVVLEEVNMYEDSPDELVHDIHLEKIWPGHQLGSNILGSAASIKKFDQAMVREYYGRFYTPDNFVIAAAGNLEHGKLLQLTERYFGKLAGRKGQAAVMPPELQPGYSVYSKDTEQVHLCIGMPGVPQGTPDVYGIHILNNILGGGISSRLFQAIREERGLAYSVYSYQTNYSDAGLFSVYAGTRPGNLAQVLELILQNVADLREQGIDEKTLAKTKEQLKGSLLLGLESSSSRMSRLGKLEISLGRYITLDEVVAKIERVTLDDIRRIAADLFDPQRMCFTALGPVDESIWS